Proteins encoded in a region of the Sphingopyxis sp. OAS728 genome:
- a CDS encoding TPM domain-containing protein encodes MPQKISHVSEADHDIVTAAVAAAEAHTSGEIVTVVAAKSNDYDDVALVWASVIAFIAMSVIALFPEFYRGLYDRLTGGWGHELTANQWLGTVIAVGVLKWIGMWLILLWRPLRMALTPRAIKAQRVRVRAIDLFKVGTEAKTIGRTGVLLYLSLKEHRADIVADEAIAAKVTPEVWGEAMAALIERVRVGKPGEGMAEAVRQMGIVLADHFPKGDENPNELPDRLIEL; translated from the coding sequence GCTGCCGAGGCGCATACGAGCGGCGAGATTGTCACGGTCGTCGCGGCGAAATCAAACGATTATGACGATGTCGCCCTCGTGTGGGCGAGCGTCATCGCCTTTATCGCGATGTCGGTGATCGCGCTCTTTCCCGAATTTTACCGCGGGCTGTACGACCGGCTGACCGGCGGTTGGGGGCATGAGCTGACGGCCAATCAATGGCTTGGGACGGTGATTGCGGTCGGCGTACTCAAATGGATCGGCATGTGGTTGATCCTGCTGTGGCGCCCGCTGCGGATGGCGCTGACGCCGCGTGCGATCAAGGCGCAGCGCGTGCGCGTCCGCGCGATCGACCTGTTCAAGGTCGGCACCGAGGCAAAGACGATCGGGCGCACCGGCGTCCTCCTCTATTTGAGCCTGAAAGAGCATCGCGCCGACATCGTCGCCGACGAGGCGATTGCGGCGAAGGTCACACCCGAAGTGTGGGGCGAAGCAATGGCGGCGCTGATCGAGCGCGTCCGTGTCGGCAAGCCCGGCGAAGGTATGGCCGAAGCGGTGCGCCAAATGGGTATCGTGCTCGCCGATCATTTCCCCAAGGGCGACGAAAATCCCAACGAACTTCCCGACCGGCTGATCGAACTTTAA
- a CDS encoding NUDIX hydrolase: MTRPSPDAPIETQWEGRFITVKQQGTWEYVSRSRGIHAAVILAIDEDPDGRHVILVEQYRVPLKVQCLELPAGLVGDDTAGEAPEIAAQRELEEETGYHAENWRTVGEFYSSPGMVSESFTLLIATGLTKVGAGGGVDGEDIIVHRVPLDGIADFVAAKRAEGCGIDVRVAMLLAGGLLAG; this comes from the coding sequence ATGACCCGCCCCTCCCCCGACGCCCCCATCGAGACGCAGTGGGAAGGCCGCTTCATCACCGTCAAGCAGCAGGGAACATGGGAATATGTGTCGCGCTCGCGCGGCATTCATGCCGCGGTGATCCTCGCGATCGACGAGGATCCCGACGGCCGCCACGTCATCCTGGTCGAGCAATATCGCGTGCCGCTGAAGGTTCAGTGCCTCGAACTGCCTGCGGGCCTCGTTGGCGACGATACCGCGGGCGAGGCGCCCGAAATAGCGGCGCAGCGCGAGCTGGAAGAAGAAACCGGCTATCATGCCGAAAACTGGCGCACGGTCGGCGAATTCTACAGCTCGCCCGGCATGGTCAGCGAAAGCTTCACCCTGCTGATCGCGACCGGATTGACCAAGGTCGGCGCGGGCGGCGGGGTGGATGGCGAGGATATCATCGTCCACCGCGTGCCGCTGGACGGCATCGCCGATTTCGTCGCGGCGAAACGCGCCGAAGGCTGCGGGATCGACGTACGCGTCGCGATGCTGCTCGCGGGCGGGCTGTTGGCTGGATAG